The segment ATGCGGAAGCTGTTTCCGGTGTGTAATCTGCAGCTTGTGCAACAGTTTGTTCAGCTTGTGCAGCTAGTTGTTCCAATTCTGCTCTTATTGCTTGGATTGCTTGTGCATCAGCTGTTGATTGCAATACTAAGCCGTCTATTGCTGCTTGCAATGTAGTTTGGGCAGTTGCGTATTCTTCCTCAGTTGCGCCTTCCTTGGCGATGACTGTCTTCGCTGCTTCCAAGGCTTGCTGCAATATTGCTGCACTATCAGCAGTATATTCACCTTCTTGTTTTTGTGCTGATTCTACTAAAGCAATCAACGCTGCTTTCGCATCAGCCAATGGGTCTTCTGTTGCTTCCGGTTTGACAACCAGTCCATCAAATGCTGTTTGCAATGCTGATTGGCTTTCTGCAATAGAAGCTAATGTTGCATCTGGATCCGCTAATACCGCTTCAGCTGCAGTCAATGCTTCTGCTAGGGCTGACAGGGATTCTTCAGTGTAAACTCCATCTATTGCTTTTGTTTTGTCTACCAAAGCAGTCAATTCAGCTTTCGCCGCATCGCGTGAGGTCTGAGGTTCATAATAAACTACTACCGTTTGATAAACTACATTTCCCATGTAATCCGCAACACCGACTTCAAGAACATTCTTGCCTTCCTTCAATTGGACATCTTGAGTAAATGTCTGCTTGTTTCCTTCAGAATCATTGAAACTGACATCGCCCCAACTTGTTTTTATATTGTCGCCATTTACATAAAGATCAAGATATTTCAGATTATCTGAAACAGTTCCGCTGAGGGTATAGGTAGGATCAGAAGTATAAACAGGTTCTTCAGTTGGATTGTCCAGCGTTAAAGTAGGCAATACGACATCTAAACTAAAGCTTAGCGCTTCTTGATAACTATTTATTTCATAATAAGAATCATTCAATACGATCGTAAATGGTTTTTGTCCAACTTGTCCTACAGGAAGAACCGCTGTAAAGCTCGTTCCATCCGCTGAACGTTCTACATAATTTTTACCGCTAGCATCAATGATCTCAAATTCTTGATAGTTATGTTTCAATGTACCTTCCACAGTAACTGTTCCGCTCTCTGCATCATAATATGGTGTATCAGAAAAGACATAGTTAGCGCCCAATTTTACTCCATTAGTAAAGGTGAATGCATTTGTCAACGGATCTTTATCTTTGGTTGTTGATTTGACTGTTTGTTCGCTCGTTGTTTCGTTGCCATCAGCATCTGTTACTACGACACTGAGTTCGTTGTCGCCATTTACTATAGGTACCGTTGCAGTAAATTTGCCATCCTCAACAGTTGCTTCAACCGTTTGATCACCATTTACGACTGTGACATTTGTTACATCTTCGCTGACTGTCCCTGTTACGGTAACGTGATCTTCAGAAGTTCCTGTTGCGCCGTTATCAATAGTGAATGTGACAGTTGGTTGCGCTAGTTGCACTTGTGTCTTCAGCTCTTTGACTGGATGTTGATGTGCAGCATCCGTGTATAAGTTTACAGATAAAGCATAATCAGCTGCATCAAGAGGAACATTTACTACAAAGTTTTGCTGATCGGCATCATATTTGACTTCTAGTGATTGTACATCGCCGTTTTTGTCAACATATGTTCCAAACAACTCATGTGGATAGCTTCCACTGATAGTATAAGAATACGTTCCATCTTCATTTGGTTCCACAGCATCGTTTGCTTCTGACAACACCTCTGGTAATTGAGGACCATCTAAAACCAACCCAAAGGAAACTTCTCCAGGTTTTTGAGCTTTTCCTAACTCATCCGCATAGTTCGCTGCATTATCTTCTACGTATAACTCCAAATTATTGTTACCGGCAGCTAATGTTGCCGCTTGCTCTTCGCTTAACGGTACACGAACCTTAGTAAAGCCTTCTTCCGCTTTACCAATTACTTCATAGGTTCCTTGATACAATACGCCATTGACCATTGTGGCTGCAAATTGATTGATATCAAGTCCGCTAAATGTATCTTTCGCTTCAGCAGTCAAATAATACTGTGTTCCTTTGTCCGTTGTTTGCGCCACAAGATCGAAACCTCGTAATTCCGGCGCTTGGGTATCAACTTTCACTGGTATTTCGATTGTTTGACGTTCACTTCCTTGATCCGGCAGTGCAGATACCCGATAAGTATATTGACCATCTGGTGCTACTTCATATTCTCCAGTTTCTTGATTGTAGAGACTACCATCCCAACCAGAGAATGTTGGCAGTACCCAACGGCCTTCGTTTGCATACCAATAAGCTTTTTCAGCACTAGCATATTCAGAAGGCTGTGCCACTACATTGCCTTTTTCATCGAGAATTTCAATTTTGATATCCCGTGCATTACGGAATGTATAAAATTGTCCTTCAAAAGAGGCTCTGGCACTATCTTCCGTTGGTGAAAATGCGATAGCTTCCGGTAATACCTCTTGTGACGCGAAATCATAACCCATTTGAACTCCATCTGAACCAATCAACTGGGTGAATCCTGTATATACATTATCAACGAGATTATCAAAAATTGGAAGTTTATCCCAATTCCCATAGTATCCCATGTAAGGCATATTGAGACTTGTTCCATCAGAAGCTGCGAAATTCAAATAACCTTCCACATACTGATTCTCTTTAAATCCATCTGGCAGTTGAAGTGTGAAAGTTGCAGATACAGATTCACCGGCAGGTACAACGATTTCTGGATTCTCTCCTGTAATTGAAGCACCTTCAATCTTTTTATCATATAAAGCAGCACTTTTAGGATCTGTCGCTGAAGTATAGATCGCGTCCGTATCCTCATTTTCTTCCATATGGTAAGTCAAACTTTTATCTGTTCGATTTGTGAAAGTAAGTGTGAAAGCTTTTTCTTTGGTATTAAATGATCGTAACTCTACCGCAGGATATCCTTCTTGCGAAACAACTGTAGTTGGGTTTGTTTCAAGTGCTGTAATTGCAGCATCTACATCCAATAAACCAGCACCTTGACGACGTGGAGATACGATTGCGTTGTCATATTTATCGTCATTGATTGGTTTTGCCGTATTCATTTGGATTGCTTTTAAAAACATCGTCAATTCTGAACCGGACATTTTTTGGTATTGTTCATAAAATGGATTGTCTTTATTCTTGATTGCTTGCATCAATAATGCCTGAGATCCAGCAGTGAATGGTGCGGCCATCGATGTTCCTGACATATTAGTATAAGAATCATTATTTTGTGTTGACCAGATTTGTCCACCAGGTGCCGTGATATCTGGTTTAAATGAAAGGTCTGGTGTTGGACCATATGATGTAAAGGTAGACATCTTATCAGCGTCATATAAAACATTATCAGACTCTTTCGCAGTAAATTTAGCGGTGAAAACAGCAGATGGATTGTTTTCTAAATAAGTAATTAACGAAGCACCGTCTTTTGTCGATAACCCAAATGTCGATAGAGTCGGATCAAGTTGAATTGAAGTCAATGGTGTATCTTCAGTAATATCACCTTTATTATCTACAATGATCAATCCTACCGCACCAGCAGCTTTTGCGTTTGCTTGTTTTTCTGTAAACGCCAAATCACCACGTTTCACAACTGCGACTTTTCCTTTGACGTCATCTGTGTAATCCTCCGGTTTGCCGAGACCAACATTGCCTGCTGCATCTCGTGCAACATAAAATTTCTTGCCATCAAATACATTCGTATCTGCTTGAGGAGATAATTGGACGATTTCTTGATCCAAAATAACTTCACCGTCTGAAGAAAGTGTCAATACAGGATTTGTCGTGGTTACATTTTCTGCAGATGCCACAGTTAAGGCATCTCGCGCAGTACCTGGAGAACCGACTGTTGCCATATCACTCGCCACGGGATCTCCGCCAAAGTAGTCAACACTCGTTCCGTCTGTGAGAGAATTCGTCGTACCGGCATTCCCAGCTGATATAACTGCTGCTGTACCGGCTTCAGTGGCATTACGTACCGCTGCTATTTCTGGATCTTCTAATGTTTGATAGCCGGCAGTTGAACCAAGTGACATATTCAATACATCGGCTCCTATTTTCGCGGAATCCTCGATTGCCGCAACAACGGTATCTGTTCCGGTCGTAGCGGACGTATCAGAGTTTGTGAATACCTTCATCGCTAATAATTGTGCCTCAGGAGCTACACCCACAACCGAACTGGTCGAATCGCTCCCGGTACCATTCGCACCAATGATCCCTGCTACGTGCATTCCGTGCTGTTCCACCGGATCATCATCGTAAACAAAGCGACTATTGCCATCCGCGTAGTTGTAACCGTAAGGAACTTTAGGAGTAAAATAGGCACCATGTCCTACTTCTTCAGTAAAAGATTCGACATCTTCTTCCGTTAATTTGACGTTTTTTTCATCGCTTAGACGCATGTCTTTATGATTAGGATCAATCCCTGTATCAATAACTGAAACAACAGTCTGTTCACCTTTATATTTATAATTGGACCAGACAGTCTGTACATTTGCCATGCTATTCGCATGTACTTCAGTTGTGTAATAAACTTTAGCAACAGTCACAGCTTTCACACCGGAAAGTCGCTTCAACTTATCGAGATCCTTCACTTTGACCTTTGTGGAGAATCCGTTGACCACATAACCATAGCTTTCACCAACACCTTGATGAGTGATCGCTCGTACTTGATCTTTTAATTTTGCTTGTTTTGCGATTACTTTTTCTGATTCCTGCTGGATCTCTGCAGTACTTGAATAATTTTTAACCAAAGTACCGTTTTCAGCGGCTGGCTGTTCAGCTAACTGTACGATAACATCGACATACATATCATCCGCTTGCTCAGCAGTAAGATTTTCATAATCTACACCTTTAGCGGCTAATTGTGCCGCGATTGCTGTTTTAGCGTCTACCTGTGTGACTGCCTCTACCGCAGTTGATGCTGATCGAGTACTTTGGACCTCTTCATTTATCGCAGCTTGTGCCTGTGTCTCAGCAGATGTTCCCACAGCAAGTCCGCTTAAAACCGCTGTACTGCTAAGTACCAACGCATAATATTTCCCTCTTTTTTTCATTCGCAATCCTCCAACCCTTCACAAAAACACTCTTGCTAATATTAAAAAATAATAATTTATGATTATTAAAAAATAATATTAATCTAGATTATAGAACTAATTTTAAAATTTTCAACCTATTTTTTAAATTTTAAATATTCAGATAATAAATTCGGTTTTTATTGGTTTTATCAGTAAAATTATGAATAAAACCGTTATATGCGCTTCTTTTTGGTATGATTATTTTCTTAACTTGATGATTCATTTCAATCCATTTTTCCATAACAAAAATTATTGTTTTCGATTTTCTCAAATATAATTATTAAATAATAACTATAATTAAAATAAAAATCATAGTAAAAATTATATTCTATCTTTTGTTTTCTGTTTTTTGATAAGAAAATCCTTTTCAGCAAAAAATACATATTTATCGAAAGAATTGCATTGCTTTTTCAAATCAAACTAAGTAGAATGTGAACTACAAATTATTTGCAGGAACATAAGGAGATTAGATAATGGGAAAAATAAAGCGTTCTAGTTTGGGTATGTTAACAATTCTTGCTGCCAGTACAGTAATGGCTGGCTGCACAGCAACAAAAAAAGACGATGCAAAATCGGAAGTGATCGCGAGCTATAATGGCGGTAAAATCACGCAAGCCGATTTTTACGAGGAACTAAAAGAAACGCCCTCCAGCAAAACGATTTTGGCTAATATGCTGATTTACGATGCCTTTCAGCAAAAATATGGAGAAGATGTTCCTAAAAAAGCTGTTGAAAAAGAATATCAGGTATATCAAAAGCAATATGGTGAACAATTCAAGTCTTTTTTAGCTCAAAATAATTTCACCGAAAAATCGTTACGACAAAATTTGCGTTTAAATCTGCTGTCTGTTGTTGCATTAAAAGAACTGAAAAAAGTTCCTGAGTCCGAACTTAAGAAACAGTGGGAAAACTATCAGCCTGAACTGACCGTTCAACACTTGCTGACAACAGACGAAGCGACTGCCAAATCTGTTGTAAAAGAACTAGACAATGGAACAGATTTTGCCAAACTAATACAAGAATACTCGGTTGATAACAAATCTAAAAATAACGAAGGAACTATAAAATTAACAGCTACTGACAAAGCGTATGATTCTTCATTCAAAGATGCTGCCTACAAACTGAAGACTGGAAAATACACTACCGAACCAGTTAAAGTTTCAAATGGATATGAAGTCATCAAACTGGTCGAAAAACCTGAAAAAGGCAAGTACGAAGACCATAAAAAAGACTTGAAAGAACAAGTTTACGCAGATTGGCAACGTAATACCACAATCATGCAAGGCGTTATCCAAACAGTCCTCAAAGAATCAAATATTAAAATTACAGATCAAGAATTAAAAGATGCATTAGCTGGATATATCGATTTATAATTCCGCTAAAAAGTGCTTATAAAAATAACTGACTAAAACAATAGTAGACCATGATATAGGGAACTTAATCCAATTATCGTTTGATAGCTGGATGGAAGCAATTTGTATCATGGTCCTATTTTTTTATCTACATTTCCGCATTTAGAAAAAAAACACCGAAGCCGAAAAATCCTCGGCTTCGGTGGTTATAAAAAGTATTGTCAGCATCGTTGCATGCTCAATAAAAAACGTCTTTTTGTATGAAAACATCCTATTGGTATCAATGATGCCGGATAACAGAATCTCTTTCGATCAATTGGGGTGTATACACGATATCCGGCTCGTTTTTCCCTTCTGCGATCGTTTTAACGATCCAATTAGCCGCATCGACTCCCATTTTTTCTTTAGGATGTTCTAGTGTAGTCAGTTTTATTTTTCCGATTTTACTTAATGAAGAGTTGTCATTGCCGATGATCGATAAATCGTTTGGAACGCGATATCCTTCTTCACTGAGTTTGTCCATCAAAAAACTGGCGATTTGGTCGTTATAACAAACAATTCCCGAGATGGAAGGTATAGTCTTTAATCGTTTCAAAACAGAATCAAAAACCTGTTTTCTTGTTTCCGTCGTATAGGTAATGATATCTTCTGAAGAAAATCGGATATTCGCCTCTTCACAAGCTTGGATGAATCCTTTCATCCGGTATTTTCCTTGCAAGTCATCGATTTTTGTTACTAAGATAATTTCTTTATGCTGATTGTTGATCAATGTCTCCGTAGCAATGTAGCCGGCTTTGACATCATCCACCCGAATCGATGCCGCATCCAGCTCTTCATAAGCTGCATTGATCATGACCATCGGGATCTTTTGTTCCCGCAAACGAACGTACAAAGCTAGATTGGGATTGTACTGATTGCTTTTTGTTGGTTCGATGATCAACCCTTGCACGCCATTTTCAATCATCTTTTCTAGACATTCTTTTTCCTGCTGATAATCGTTGTTTGTGCTGGCTAATAACAATGAGTATCCCTGATTACGCAAAGAGCTTTCGATGCCGCGGATAATCGTAGGGAATATATAATCCGATAAATAGGTAGTGATTACTCCGATGGTTTTGGTCTCTTTTGGTGTCGCTGTTGTTTTATAGGTCTGGTCCACATAGGTTCCAGACCCTTTTTCCTTTCTCAGATACCCTTCATTCACTAATAAACCAATAGCCTGACGGACGGTATGGCGGCTTACAGCATAATCTTTTTGAAGTTGTAATTCTGGTGGGATCGCTTCATTTTGTTTATAAACACCGGTTTCGATCTTTGCTTTGATCTCATCGGCGATTTTTTGATATTTTGTCTTTTCCATTTCGATTCTCCTGCAGTTAATTTGTCCGAACAAATTTATTTTCTTTCATTGTAACATACTATTTTTTATTGGAAAATCATCATTTCTCAAAGCATATTTAAATAACCGGTATTTATGGTGGATTCTCCCAATATTTTCTTCATACTTTTTCCGTTGCAAACAATTCATTTTTCTTTTAAGCTTTTTTCAGCTAAGATAATCAATGGAAAAAAGGAGGAATTTTTATGGAACAACTTTTTACGTCTCTATTGAATCATTCATCTGTTCGTTCTTTTCAGGAAAAGAAAGTACCGGATTCAGTCAAAAAAAATCTAGTAGCCGCAGCACAAAGCGGATCTAGTTCTAATTTTGTTCAAGCCTATTCGATGATTGAAATACGAGATCCAAAACGTCTTGCACTGATCGAAGATATCGCAAATTGTCCAGGATATGTAGCAAATGCCGGTGTCTTTTATATTTTTGTAGCCGATCTGAATCGACATGCTCAGCTGCTTGCCCACTATGACCAAGCAGATAAGATTGAAAATCTAAAAACGATAGAATCATTAACAGTAGCGATCGTTGACACTACCATCGCAGCCCAAAACATGGTGAACTATGCCGAAGCCAATGATTTAGGTATCTGCTATATCGGCGGCATTCGCAATGACCTTTTCAAAATTGCCGATTTGCTGGATCTGCCTTCTTACACGTTTCCTTTATTTGGACTATCCATTGGTTATCCTAAAAATAAGAATCAAGTCAAAAAACGTTTGCCCGCTGAAGAGATTGTCAGCATAGATAGTTATCAAGCTGTAAATTTTGATCTTTTAGAAAACTATAATCAGCAAACTGCCCGTTATTATGCGCAACGTTCCAGCAATCAGCAGCAAACAGATTGGTCCCAAAAGATGTTGGACTATTTCCGCTCACCTCGTCGTGTCGACACCATTACATTTTTAAAACAGCAAGGGTTTATCTTCACAGAAACATCTGAGAATAGCCCTATTGAATGATCCGTTTTAGAATTTTGTACAAGGAAGGAAGTATAAGCATGAGCAGCGTATATGGTTATTCACCCGACAATCATTTTACTTGTCCTGCGGAAGCCTTGGCAGGTTTATTAGGAAAAAAATGGGTACCTTCCATCATCGAAGAGCTTTACGCCCATGAACTGCGCTTTGGCGAGTTGCAGCGGCATCTGGGCAGTACGCCTAAGATGGTCAAACAACAGTTGGCATTGTTGGAAGAAAATGGCATCGTTGAAAATCAGCGAATGACGTACAACAATACGATTGAATCTACATATTATTTGACGGAAAAAGGGAAAAGCTTATTTTTTATCGTCAAACAAATGAAGGACTGGGGAAACTCACATCTGCAATGCAGCAACTAACAATCAAAAAGGTCATAAAAGAAAAGAATAGATACAACATAAAGAACCCGCTATCGCTCTGTATTTCACAGTTTGATAGCGGGTTCTTTTATATCTCGGCGCTTTTATGGCGACCTTGTTATTTCAATACATCGTTTAATGCTTCTGTCATCGTTGGATGGCTGTAGATTTGATCTCGCAGCATCGTATATGGTAATTTAGCATTCATAGCCAAAGTGATCATGTTGATAACTTCATGGGATTCTTCGGCGTAGATAGACGCACCTAAAATTTGTTGTGTTTTTTGGTCAACGATGATTTTGAACATTCCTTTTGGATCTTCTAAGACTTGTGCTTTAGGCACTCCGGCACTCATCATTTGGAACACTTTGTAATCATAGCCTTGCGCTTTAACCTGCGCTTCTGTCAAACCGACATTTGACAATGGCGGTGTTAAGAAAACAGTGTAAGGTACATTTTTACGATCACTGACTTTTCGTTCCCCATTGCCGAATAATTGATCTTCAATGATTCGATAGTCATCTAAAGAAATATAGGTAAATTGCAATCCGCCTTTGACGTCTCCGATCGCCCAAACATTTTCAGCGGTCGTCCGCAAATAGTCATCTACCGACACCGCACCGTTTGCGGCTACTGTGATGTTGGTATTTTCCAAGCCTAATCCTTCAGTATTAGGTCTACGACCAGTAGCAGCTAGTAAAATATCTCCGTCAATGGTTTTTTCGCCGTCTTTTTCATAGCGCACTTGCACACCATTTTCAGTATCTTTCACTTCTAAAAGGTTCGCGCCTAATTCAAAACGGATTCCCTTTTCTGTCAGATCTTGATAGACCATTTTAGCAATATCTGGATCTTCTCGAGGAATAAATGTTTCATGATTGTCGATGACAGTCACTTGTGAACCATAGCTGGCAAACATTGAAGCAAATTCCAATCCGATATAACCGGCTCCGATGATCGTCAATCGTTTAGGCAGTTCTGGTAATTCCATGATTTCTTTTGATGTCACAACATATTTGCTGTCAGCAATCCCATTGATAGCAGGAATATTTGGTGTTGAACCCGTGTTGATAAAGATACGTTCGCCTTTGATTTCACGAACTTCACCATCTGCCATTGTAACTGATAATTCATGGTCCGCAGTAAAGCGCGCTTTCCCATTCCAAACTTCAGCAGTTTCTTCGTCTGCGATCATATGGAAATTTTTATTGCGCAAACGGCCAGTCAGATCTCCTCGTTTAGCTACCGCTTCAGGAAAAGGAATATTGCGTTCGCCATTGACGATCAGCGATTTTGAAGGGATACAGCCGATATTGATACAAGTCCCACCATACATTTGATCAGATTCTTCGATCATTAATACTTCTTCACCATGCTTAGCTAACGTT is part of the Enterococcus mediterraneensis genome and harbors:
- a CDS encoding peptidylprolyl isomerase, giving the protein MGKIKRSSLGMLTILAASTVMAGCTATKKDDAKSEVIASYNGGKITQADFYEELKETPSSKTILANMLIYDAFQQKYGEDVPKKAVEKEYQVYQKQYGEQFKSFLAQNNFTEKSLRQNLRLNLLSVVALKELKKVPESELKKQWENYQPELTVQHLLTTDEATAKSVVKELDNGTDFAKLIQEYSVDNKSKNNEGTIKLTATDKAYDSSFKDAAYKLKTGKYTTEPVKVSNGYEVIKLVEKPEKGKYEDHKKDLKEQVYADWQRNTTIMQGVIQTVLKESNIKITDQELKDALAGYIDL
- a CDS encoding NADPH-dependent oxidoreductase, which produces MEQLFTSLLNHSSVRSFQEKKVPDSVKKNLVAAAQSGSSSNFVQAYSMIEIRDPKRLALIEDIANCPGYVANAGVFYIFVADLNRHAQLLAHYDQADKIENLKTIESLTVAIVDTTIAAQNMVNYAEANDLGICYIGGIRNDLFKIADLLDLPSYTFPLFGLSIGYPKNKNQVKKRLPAEEIVSIDSYQAVNFDLLENYNQQTARYYAQRSSNQQQTDWSQKMLDYFRSPRRVDTITFLKQQGFIFTETSENSPIE
- a CDS encoding FAD-containing oxidoreductase gives rise to the protein MKTYKNVFIGFGKGGKTLAKTLAKHGEEVLMIEESDQMYGGTCINIGCIPSKSLIVNGERNIPFPEAVAKRGDLTGRLRNKNFHMIADEETAEVWNGKARFTADHELSVTMADGEVREIKGERIFINTGSTPNIPAINGIADSKYVVTSKEIMELPELPKRLTIIGAGYIGLEFASMFASYGSQVTVIDNHETFIPREDPDIAKMVYQDLTEKGIRFELGANLLEVKDTENGVQVRYEKDGEKTIDGDILLAATGRRPNTEGLGLENTNITVAANGAVSVDDYLRTTAENVWAIGDVKGGLQFTYISLDDYRIIEDQLFGNGERKVSDRKNVPYTVFLTPPLSNVGLTEAQVKAQGYDYKVFQMMSAGVPKAQVLEDPKGMFKIIVDQKTQQILGASIYAEESHEVINMITLAMNAKLPYTMLRDQIYSHPTMTEALNDVLK
- a CDS encoding winged helix-turn-helix transcriptional regulator encodes the protein MSSVYGYSPDNHFTCPAEALAGLLGKKWVPSIIEELYAHELRFGELQRHLGSTPKMVKQQLALLEENGIVENQRMTYNNTIESTYYLTEKGKSLFFIVKQMKDWGNSHLQCSN
- a CDS encoding GntR family transcriptional regulator; the protein is MEKTKYQKIADEIKAKIETGVYKQNEAIPPELQLQKDYAVSRHTVRQAIGLLVNEGYLRKEKGSGTYVDQTYKTTATPKETKTIGVITTYLSDYIFPTIIRGIESSLRNQGYSLLLASTNNDYQQEKECLEKMIENGVQGLIIEPTKSNQYNPNLALYVRLREQKIPMVMINAAYEELDAASIRVDDVKAGYIATETLINNQHKEIILVTKIDDLQGKYRMKGFIQACEEANIRFSSEDIITYTTETRKQVFDSVLKRLKTIPSISGIVCYNDQIASFLMDKLSEEGYRVPNDLSIIGNDNSSLSKIGKIKLTTLEHPKEKMGVDAANWIVKTIAEGKNEPDIVYTPQLIERDSVIRHH
- a CDS encoding S8 family serine peptidase, translating into MKKRGKYYALVLSSTAVLSGLAVGTSAETQAQAAINEEVQSTRSASTAVEAVTQVDAKTAIAAQLAAKGVDYENLTAEQADDMYVDVIVQLAEQPAAENGTLVKNYSSTAEIQQESEKVIAKQAKLKDQVRAITHQGVGESYGYVVNGFSTKVKVKDLDKLKRLSGVKAVTVAKVYYTTEVHANSMANVQTVWSNYKYKGEQTVVSVIDTGIDPNHKDMRLSDEKNVKLTEEDVESFTEEVGHGAYFTPKVPYGYNYADGNSRFVYDDDPVEQHGMHVAGIIGANGTGSDSTSSVVGVAPEAQLLAMKVFTNSDTSATTGTDTVVAAIEDSAKIGADVLNMSLGSTAGYQTLEDPEIAAVRNATEAGTAAVISAGNAGTTNSLTDGTSVDYFGGDPVASDMATVGSPGTARDALTVASAENVTTTNPVLTLSSDGEVILDQEIVQLSPQADTNVFDGKKFYVARDAAGNVGLGKPEDYTDDVKGKVAVVKRGDLAFTEKQANAKAAGAVGLIIVDNKGDITEDTPLTSIQLDPTLSTFGLSTKDGASLITYLENNPSAVFTAKFTAKESDNVLYDADKMSTFTSYGPTPDLSFKPDITAPGGQIWSTQNNDSYTNMSGTSMAAPFTAGSQALLMQAIKNKDNPFYEQYQKMSGSELTMFLKAIQMNTAKPINDDKYDNAIVSPRRQGAGLLDVDAAITALETNPTTVVSQEGYPAVELRSFNTKEKAFTLTFTNRTDKSLTYHMEENEDTDAIYTSATDPKSAALYDKKIEGASITGENPEIVVPAGESVSATFTLQLPDGFKENQYVEGYLNFAASDGTSLNMPYMGYYGNWDKLPIFDNLVDNVYTGFTQLIGSDGVQMGYDFASQEVLPEAIAFSPTEDSARASFEGQFYTFRNARDIKIEILDEKGNVVAQPSEYASAEKAYWYANEGRWVLPTFSGWDGSLYNQETGEYEVAPDGQYTYRVSALPDQGSERQTIEIPVKVDTQAPELRGFDLVAQTTDKGTQYYLTAEAKDTFSGLDINQFAATMVNGVLYQGTYEVIGKAEEGFTKVRVPLSEEQAATLAAGNNNLELYVEDNAANYADELGKAQKPGEVSFGLVLDGPQLPEVLSEANDAVEPNEDGTYSYTISGSYPHELFGTYVDKNGDVQSLEVKYDADQQNFVVNVPLDAADYALSVNLYTDAAHQHPVKELKTQVQLAQPTVTFTIDNGATGTSEDHVTVTGTVSEDVTNVTVVNGDQTVEATVEDGKFTATVPIVNGDNELSVVVTDADGNETTSEQTVKSTTKDKDPLTNAFTFTNGVKLGANYVFSDTPYYDAESGTVTVEGTLKHNYQEFEIIDASGKNYVERSADGTSFTAVLPVGQVGQKPFTIVLNDSYYEINSYQEALSFSLDVVLPTLTLDNPTEEPVYTSDPTYTLSGTVSDNLKYLDLYVNGDNIKTSWGDVSFNDSEGNKQTFTQDVQLKEGKNVLEVGVADYMGNVVYQTVVVYYEPQTSRDAAKAELTALVDKTKAIDGVYTEESLSALAEALTAAEAVLADPDATLASIAESQSALQTAFDGLVVKPEATEDPLADAKAALIALVESAQKQEGEYTADSAAILQQALEAAKTVIAKEGATEEEYATAQTTLQAAIDGLVLQSTADAQAIQAIRAELEQLAAQAEQTVAQAADYTPETASALSRALATAKALLADPASTAEELTNAKTALEQALASLVEKPTEPTEPSDSTEPTEPSESAEPTEPTEPSNTASSEDEPVTTPSSTDEDAEGKVGTTPTTDPENKTPKAGAEGDNEAGNTGDSSTDSSDVGTGVSSDVNNGSGNHSGKTTAPKAQVPSNGNNTNIAVTSDTGGKKLPKLSDAIENNLVTAGIVALLTSVFGFFTLRKKNKKTSDKN